CACACAGATGCAAACAGCCCCCTGACGTACTTGACTCTTCGTGATGACGAGCTCAACTCCAACATTGTTAGCTGTGACAACAAACTCTTGCTTTCAGAGGAGCACCTCCTTTTCTGTCAGTCCACCAACCAGCACAACATGCTTGTTTCTCAGGCAGCAGATGACATCCAGGAAAAGAGCAATGTCATAGACACTGAGCACTCACCTCTGTCAGATGATGTTCAGATAGGCCTAGTGCCCTCAGACCTCCAGAAGGCTGAGCCTGCTGCCTCTGATTTGGTGAAAGAGATGGAGCGCCTGAAGAACAAGAACGCAAAGGAGACAGAGCGTGCTAACCAGTGTCAGGTTAAACTGGAGGCCCTACAGAGCCAGGTAAATAATGCTGGATGTATAGATTAGTGCACTAATGTTCTCAAACCTCAGTATAATTAGTGTTGACAAGtcataaataaagcttttttaTATACTAAACTGTCACTCTTGAATTGTGGGTAGTCaatcacaaaaaacagttaTGACCTAATATATCatgttttcaatatttaacTTCTGATCAGAACTTAATCCATGTGTCATCACTgtactttcatttatttatcacaATCATAGTTTCATATAAAACATGTTACTGTAAAGCACAAGATTAATATTAAGGTATTATTACATAGATATCACTGATCTGATTacaggtttttttaaaaaatttagacATGCTTACTTTCATTCTGTAGCTGTTTTATGAAAGAATATGGCTACTACTTTAAGATGCTACTTAAAGGCAGATAGCAGCCagtaaaaaaatacagcaaagtgTGGGAGTGAATAAAAACCTGTTCAAGCCTCTTTAAAAGCAGCCAGAACAGATAGACTTCATATTCCAGTTCAGGGCTAATCTGACAAGCTAAACGTCAGTCATGATAGAAGCAAAGTAAACTCTGCAGTTCCAGTAAGGTGACCTGAGCTCTCTGTGTGGCCCTGATTTACAAGTGGTAAAGATGATTTGAATTTACAGCAGTAACTTCACTGCGTGTATGTGCATTTTTCCTTGTAGGTGTTTATTTTGTATACTGGTGTTACCACATTAGCAGATATTAAAGCTGACACCTAAAGGAAGTAAACTTAAGAAGAGTGACCtttggtttgctttttttttaattgtgctttGTGCTGTGGCCTGTAAAGTGCCGACTCAATAGTATTTTTCCTGCCTGTTCTCatggtttctttttctgttcaaCCTTCTTTTCTTCTCAGGTGACACGTCAGACCCAGCAGCTTACCATGGCCTTCGAGAAGCAGAGTCAGCACATCACAGGCCTTCTAGCTGAGCTACAAGAGAAGGAGAGTGCCCTCCTCAGCCAAAGACAGGAACTGCTACAATGCAAGCAAGAGCTGGATGCACTAAAGAAAGACAGGAAGTATGAGGTGAAGATGATGGTCAAAGAGGTGGaggaagaaggagaaagagaagaacagGGAGATGAGAAACTGGTGGAGATCTCAGAGCTCCAGatgaaacaggaaaaggagaGTAGGGTCACCTGTGAAACTGTAGACTCACTAGCTGAAAGTGACTTGAAAGCACAGAGTGATGCAAGTCAACCAGAGACACGTGACGATACTCAAACAGCAACGCCTGTTAGCAGTGAAGAGGCTGATCAAACACACTGTTCGGGAGAAGAGCATTCTGAACCTGTAGACTCAAACAAAACTCAGAGTAACCCTGTGATGGCAGAGAATCAGTGCGGTCAAAATCGAGAAAAAGCAGACATCCTTACAGAACTGCTCACTCTCAGACAggagaatcagctgttaaaaCAAAGAATTGAGGACTTGACCGTCTCTGATGCACAAAACCCAATATTACAGACTGACAGTGAAAACCAAGAAGAACCAAAGCAAAGCCAAAACACATCAAAAGCTACTCTGTCCTGCTTGGCAGAGGACGTAACACTGAGTCTGCTGAATGATGTCAGGACTGAGGGGCTGGAGTCAAATATGAAGAATGAAGATGAAGGGCAAGATTTGGAAAAGGAAGATGGGAGAATCACAGGAGCTGAAGAAGACCTGGAGGAAGTGTCTCAGGTCCATGTAACTCACCTACAGCAACAGGTAATGGCAGTGATTTTCCTCTCAGTTATATGACAATatgaaaagtgacaaaaaataTGTTAGTTGCATAGGACATAAAATTAAACAGGTGAGCTAATGGAGTTCAGTATGTAAATAGTTAGACTCATGATAATGTAGCTGGTAGTCTTGAGTaacacataattttttttaattttatttttatttggaagATAACAGATTTACATGAAGATACCTATTCGTTTTCCAGACATCTTCCCAGTTTCCATTTTTTATCATTAaagaaggaacaaaaaaaaccaaaacagatttgtgtgtgtgtgtgtgtgtgtgtgtgtggggggggggggggggggggggttaatgcAACTTCACCAGTTGGGAGGGAGAATCAGAGACGTTAGAGAAACCCGGTTCTAATTGGGGTTACATACTTTATCCACTTTTTCCAAATTTGGTAGAATTTATTTCTTTGGATATTCAGGGTATAGGTtaatttttccatctttttctaAAGTAATATCTAACCAACCATCTACCGTAGGAGGGGTTGGGTTAAGCCATTTTCTGGTAATTGTTTTTCTTGCTCGCCACTAAAAGAGCCTGCAATAGTTTCCTGTCCATTTTCTGTTTCAGAATAGAAACATCAGCAAATAGAGCATCACAAAATTAAATGGTATTTCAGTTCCAAAAACCAAGTTCAAAGTTCTGTAGATTTCTCTCCAGTAGGTACTCAGTCTAGGCAATCCCAGAACATTTGGTAATGATTGGCTGTTCCTGTTCCACACTGTCTCCAACATATCCCtgtcatatttttgtatttatcctGGGCTGGAGTCTTGAAGTACCTTATTATGTTTTTCCAGTCGTGTTCTCTCCAGAATGAGGAGCTGGTGGAAGACCACTGGGATCTCCAAATATCCCCCCAGGTTTCCTCTTAAATAACAACTGCTGCTTCTTCCTCCCATTTTTGTTAGAATACCACAGAATTTataacattaaaatattcaaGAAAATCTACATTGTTGAGTAAAGAATtacttttatattattattgtatagtggaatttatttcttttatatgTGAGTTTTATGTCTGATTGATTCAGTGTATTCTGTCATTTTCCTTCTGTCCAGGTGGAGGCGCTACAGATGAAGGTACGGTCTCTGTCTGAGGAGACCCAGCAGCAGGCTGATGAGCTTGCTGTATGGAGACTGGCCTCCCAACCAGTACCAACATTTGACGAATGTGAAACCCACGAACAGACGTCTGCTGTCAGACAGTCCCACTCAAACCAGCAGCAGACAGATGAGATGACCCAGAGCCTGGCTCAAACTGTTCCTGATCGGGTTCAGGCACCCACACTGGATAGTCAGAAGTGCCAGGATAATATCACAGTGATCAGGGAAGATGAATTATTCCTTTCCTGCTCTTCCAACAAACTTCAGGGCCGCATGTTGTTCTCCAGGTAACTCATACCACTGTGGAAGCAGAGATCGCTTGCATTTGAgcctacattttttttgtgtgtgaatgttaattGCATATACAAACATTAATTTATACAGTGTATGGGCATCAGCCTTCTTCTGCATCTGCTGGAATtaactttttcttgttttacctCAAGACTTCAGAACAGCAGCCTTACTGAACCAAATATCCTCCATCCATTTAAACTGACTGCAGTGCCTCAGGAATACAATCAGGACTCTGCCAAGACTGACCAGgtgattttaaaaattgttGCTCACTTAAATACCAGACCAGTGAATGTCAATAAGTTTTCTAGAATATTAAAAGAATGTAGTTTTTCCAGTGATCATTACAGGACTGCAATTTCTCAAGAATTTCctggattattatttttttttgtggggggggggggggctatgtAATTTGGTGGAAATTACATGGAAAAATAAAGTacactttaaattaaataataacaaataattgTTAGGGCAATCTGGGGACTCTTTTAGCCAGTGGACATCAAACCATTTGAACATGCATAAAACAGGGAAGCCTACATATTcagagaaatgtatttttaataataaactgaCAATAATTGAGTATTTATTCAGGTTTATGTGTAGCTGCTCCTGTTTTGAGTACCtataaaataaagcatttttatttttacatctaAACTCAAAACAGCAGTGTGCCCACAGTATTGAATACAATGCAGTGTTTTTCAGCCTGGTAAGTGCATACATTTCATCTTTTAGGTAAAATATTAACTCTTGAATTACTGTATTTTGTCCTTTGACTCAGgaatctgaaaaagaaaaccagaTCAACTTCTCACAATGGTCAGATAATTGTCCAACAGTGAGAAGAGACACCGAACCCATCCAAATGTCATCAGGGAAAATGGCTCAGCAACACGTAGCCAAAGTCTTGGAGCTAAATCCGACCAAAACAGAAGCCAATCCAAATATAACCACTAATTCCTCAGATAGAGATGTCAAGATAGAAATGAAAAATGTCAGCAGTCAAACAGAGGAGAGTTTGTATTCTCGTGGTGTTTCAACAGTATGTGTTAACACTCAGActgagatggaggaagaagaagggtcAGTGGATTCCCCTCCACTCTCTCCTGTCCAATTATCTGAAGGGGCGGCATCAGGAGACAAAATATTGTTTTCTGGTTCTTTCCCCATCCCGGCTGACCCAGCCCGGCTGGCTGAAAGAATCCGCCGTAACAGGACGCAGTTGTCAGCCGCCTTTGATGATACAGAATACGAACCCTATGGCCTGCCGGAAGTCGTCATGAAAGGTAACTTTATAATGTCTAATTgagtgaaaaaaggaaaattcagtTAACTTTTTTGGGTTCAGGAGTTGTGTAAAACTGAGTAACTAGTACAAAATTCTCACACCCGTATCACCCACTGATTCCAGCTGGCAAGCCGTGAAACATTACAAATAGCGAAGCATTTAACTGCTAATGAGCCAGATAGCAGCAGTTTCTAGAGAGAAAACtcaaagaaagagaaagcacaAACATGACTCTGAATTAGTGACTGTTAAACTCCCTCTCCAAGCTCTACCACCATTTGCCAGCAGGTTTGCTTTAGCAAATGAAATGGCGGCAACTGCATAAACCCACGTAAAACAAGACATGAGTGTCGTGATCTTCACTTTAACAAAAGCGCAGctatttccacagctgtttcCAATTCCTTGTGTCagaatatttaaacatattcttGATATCAGTGTCAAGTAAATAAATGGGAGAATCACAAAGAAAAAGGGCCGAATTAAAATTTGAGGCAAAACCTTAAAAAGGTTTTAGGTAAAAGATTAGAAAAGATGGTAAAAGTGgcaattttcagtttgtgttccTGGTGCTGCATGACCAGTTTAAAGGTCAAATTATACATTAGATCAAAAAATTTGTTTAGTTTATTAATGGTATTTATGGGTACGTACAGCCTCTGAGTCTTTGTGGCTTTCTGAAatccactgagaaaaaaaaaatgtttgtgatttttgccaTGTTCCCTGTGGGTTTCCTGTTTATGTGCTTCTTATTTCTGTGCTTTCCCACTCTGATCTGTTTTCTACCAATTCTTTCTATCCTTTAGGTTTTGCTGACATTCCCAGTGGTCCCGCATGTCCTTACATTGTGAGAAGAGGTTTGTTGGGTACAGCTGTGTTACCTGTCTCCCAGAAGGATgcaggaaaggaggaggagatggattaaaacacagcaaaagGTAACTTCAGACActatcaaaaatgttttaaatagatTCAACATCCTAAGAAATTAACAAAACACATTGGGTAGTAAGAGCATACCTCCTGGATCCAGGATATCTGGATCCagattagtttgtgatattagaACAGAATAGAAGTAGATCCAAATCCAGATCAACTCTGAAGGTTAATTGCTTCTAAATTTGGTCAGTATCCATCTCTGATTTCATACTTACGTACTTAAGTCCCTCTCATCCACCAAGTTAGGCAAATGTGACAACTCCCTGTCTCTTGAAATTGGTCTTGATTTGGACTAAAACACTGCCTTACATGTTCTCTTGTTTTTGCATACAGGTTTTTTGCAGATCTAGTGGAAAGCCCTGATCACCATGGCTTCACTATGAACCTGAATGATAGATGACAGCAGCTGCACAGAAACTCAAAGCAATTAAGACCTTGAAATAAACAcaggagcagtttaaaaagctGCAATCAGATGCGGACCTCTGTACGTGTGGGTGCAGGTAACTGGGCCTGCACTGACAAAATAAACACCTCCACTGTGGatccaaaaatgttttaatggcCACTAGTTTATCCACAAATTACTATATGGAGACTTTGTTGTCCATCACAATGCTGTCACTTTACACCCACCTGTATATTTGGCTACAGAGGTGGTGGTTTAGTGTGATGCTTGTTGATGTTTCTTGAACCACTTTTCCAAAGGGACTGTTTAGCTTTTTGAAACTCAGAATTAAGTTATGGGCCTAGCCTGGACTTACTTTGCATGGAACAGTGCCTAGCTGGTGTTTTTCTAAACAAGCACTTGTCAAGATAAGTTTGACTTGTTTTCCAAAAGGGTGAAGCAAAGAGAGGCCTGTTATGGGAAATATGTTTTCATCTTTAAACCTCACCtttaaaccatttcaggtggCTTATTTATGAACACTTGAATGTGTTTTCATAGAGGGGAGgtgttaaagaaaaatgtgtgaaaacatagtgagtgtgtgtgaatcatTAGCTGTGAATTTGCACATTTGTGTCCCcatcttggtgtgtgtgtgtgtgtgtgtgtgtgtgtgtgtgtgtgtgtgtgtgtgtgtgggtgggtgggtgggtgtggagGGGGGGATAAGCATGTCTATGACTCAGTCTAACCTGCATTGGTTTCCGCTCCATGTATGGTGATACACACTGCGTTTGCTCTGTTCTCCCTCTCCCACTCTGCTTCTCTGTGCTACACTAACACGCTCTCGCTAGTTATTCACAACAAAATTCCTATCAACTAAACGTGTTACTTTGTTAGAATTAGTTGAACTAAGCTGGTGTTTTTTAATgcataaattttaatttattttctcttgcACATTTGTTACAGTCATAGACAACATGTATGTGGTTTTGTAGATGAGTTGGGAGATGATGTCCAGTTTGTCCTGTACCCTGAAACAGCAGGATCTCATCATTGTGTTTACAGGATTTGGTCTTGTAGGTAAAGTATAGGTCCTTAAGTCTGCTTAAAATTATACTCCCATACCCACTTTTATATTGAAGGAGTTACTTGTTGAGTTTCTCATTGTGGATCAAATACTAACTAGCAAGCTTATTACTATAACTCACTTGCTTATGTCACAGTAAACAGTTCAGCCACAATAAGATCCACCTCTTGCCTTCAACAAAGCTCTGAGCATAGACTCAATCTCTGGGGTGTCCATGGTGTATGGCACCAGGATGTTGGCAGCAGATCATTTGGGTGGGGCCTCTGTGGATCCGGATTTTTATCATATCCTGTGGCTTCTTGATTGGATTGGTACATGGGAAATTTAGAAGGCTTGTCATGCTACTCAAGTTGTTAATGGCAAGTTTCTCAGTGCAATGGGGATGGGCAACAATGTTAAGGTGGGTGGTACGAGTCAAAGTAATGCTCACATGAATGCCGAGACCCAAAGTCTCCCTCACCTTA
The sequence above is a segment of the Archocentrus centrarchus isolate MPI-CPG fArcCen1 chromosome 10, fArcCen1, whole genome shotgun sequence genome. Coding sequences within it:
- the LOC115787455 gene encoding trichohyalin, whose protein sequence is MLPAEKTPALKSEQTIPSEDLKKENAMLRSELQDVREELQKRLEDLEAQRRAETEARTRLKQLSRKHASQVVEREEKGKEWKAQLETERAETDRLRRTMAALEAEMKSAKEGGSKKEREEQEGEENKLQEDRESELMELNIQLKKQLGEVKTQLALEREERKREEEERSQIINTDIDIKEQLSMKVAELKAELDELKQKRENSQEEEKHTDANSPLTYLTLRDDELNSNIVSCDNKLLLSEEHLLFCQSTNQHNMLVSQAADDIQEKSNVIDTEHSPLSDDVQIGLVPSDLQKAEPAASDLVKEMERLKNKNAKETERANQCQVKLEALQSQVTRQTQQLTMAFEKQSQHITGLLAELQEKESALLSQRQELLQCKQELDALKKDRKYEVKMMVKEVEEEGEREEQGDEKLVEISELQMKQEKESRVTCETVDSLAESDLKAQSDASQPETRDDTQTATPVSSEEADQTHCSGEEHSEPVDSNKTQSNPVMAENQCGQNREKADILTELLTLRQENQLLKQRIEDLTVSDAQNPILQTDSENQEEPKQSQNTSKATLSCLAEDVTLSLLNDVRTEGLESNMKNEDEGQDLEKEDGRITGAEEDLEEVSQVHVTHLQQQVEALQMKVRSLSEETQQQADELAVWRLASQPVPTFDECETHEQTSAVRQSHSNQQQTDEMTQSLAQTVPDRVQAPTLDSQKCQDNITVIREDELFLSCSSNKLQGRMLFSRLQNSSLTEPNILHPFKLTAVPQEYNQDSAKTDQESEKENQINFSQWSDNCPTVRRDTEPIQMSSGKMAQQHVAKVLELNPTKTEANPNITTNSSDRDVKIEMKNVSSQTEESLYSRGVSTVCVNTQTEMEEEEGSVDSPPLSPVQLSEGAASGDKILFSGSFPIPADPARLAERIRRNRTQLSAAFDDTEYEPYGLPEVVMKGFADIPSGPACPYIVRRGLLGTAVLPVSQKDAGKEEEMD